In Mytilus edulis chromosome 4, xbMytEdul2.2, whole genome shotgun sequence, the following proteins share a genomic window:
- the LOC139518733 gene encoding coiled-coil domain-containing protein 30-like gives MESNYKIALSKCNLFIKKNITNIGEVMDNLLKDDSLTWDERSKIGLEKDSDEQCQILLEILIRRGGNNYNNFLDALSLSGNNHIVDEIEMAAKKNANSGRKFPSAENLFEDRKKCMDDAKLRVIELEEKLNNKKEKLSTVHDQQIRALEDLKKLKDKANNQGGEIRILEMKNQDLEREISRLKQTIDYLQKQITLKDAALKRVADEKRKLEAEHTRAIQNLERKQDQTQKTCEKLSENVVALTKAVVSLHADIKTNQQKEQPRQYQIDITNETPRIQQPRRDKQNLVNKSLRTLPHKVSTCNFGEGAWKNKKSNR, from the exons ATGGAATCGAACTATAAAATAGCACTTTCAAAATGCAatctttttataaagaaaaatatcacAAACATTGGTGAAGTGATGGACAATTTACTTAAAGATGACAGTCTGACTTGGGACGAAAGGAGTAAAATTGGGTTAGAAAAAGACAGCGATGAGCAGTGTCAAATTCTCCTAGAAATATTGATAAGAAGAGGTGGGAACAACTATAATAATTTTTTGGATGCTTTGTCTCTTTCAGGAAACAACCATATTGTAGATGAAATTGAAATGGCCGCCAAAAAAAATG CCAACAGTGGTAGAAAGTTCCCATCAGCAGAAAATCTCTTTGAAGATAGGAAGAAATGCATGGATGACGCAAAATTGCGAGTTATTGAATTAGaagaaaagttaaataataaaaaggaGAAGCTGTCTACAGTGCATGACCAGCAAATTAGGGCACTCGAAGATTTAAAGAAGTTGAAAGACAAGGCCAACAATCAAGGAGGAGAAATACGAATACTGGAAATGAAAAATCAAGACCTGGAAAGGGAAATCAGTAGACTTAAGCAAACAATTGactatttacaaaaacaaattactCTCAAAGATGCCGCGTTAAAAAGAGTAGCGGATGAAAAAAGAAAACTGGAAGCTGAACATACAAGAGCTATTCAAAATTTAGAAAGAAAACAGGATCAAACACAGAAAACGTGTGAAAAATTATCGGAAAATGTTGTCGCTCTAACAAAAGCAGTCGTCTCATTACATGCCGAcataaaaacaaatcaacaaaagGAACAGCCAAGACAGTATCAAATAGATATTACAAACGAGACACCGAGAATTCAACAGCCAAGACGAGATAAACAAAATCTTGTCAATAAAAGCCTCAGAACATTGCCGCATAAAGTGTCAACCTGTAATTTTGGCGAAGGAGCGTGGAAAAACAAAAAGTCGAACCggtaa
- the LOC139518703 gene encoding uncharacterized protein yields the protein METSQKIAISKCNRILKKNITNLGEVLDFLLQYGCLTWDERNRIGMEKSSDEQCQHLLDVMIRRGRKCYEYFLVALTSSGNNHIAEEIKNTHEKGAEEWKLESMEENISEKNETINDLISRVNKLEGQLLLKSEKVEEAHVERIKKEGNTIERLRDRANGE from the exons ATGGAGACGTCACAAAAAATAGCTATTTCAAAATGTAACAGaatattgaagaaaaatattacGAATCTTGGAGAGGTACTGGATTTTTTACTGCAGTATGGTTGTCTGACTTGGGATGAAAGGAACAGAATTGGTATGGAAAAATCTTCAGATGAACAGTGCCAACATCTTCTAGATGTTATGATTCGGAGAGGAAGGaaatgttatgaatattttttgGTGGCATTAACTTCTTCGGGAAATAATCACATTGCAGAGGAAATAAAGAATACGCACGAAAAAG GCGCTGAAGAATGGAAACTAGAATCAATGGAAGAAAATATTTCTGAGAAAAACGAAACCATTAATGATTTGATTAGCCGGGTCAACAAATTAGAGGGCCAACTTCTACTGAAGTCGGAGAAGGTTGAAGAGGCACATGtggaaagaataaaaaaagaaggaaataCAATTGAAAGACTTCGCGATAGAGCGAATGGAGAATGA
- the LOC139518702 gene encoding uncharacterized protein has product MAYNRLFVIFALAHFLICSFLLLKIFNNRTPTNSPIDYGVDEIRPKNDDIDEIRPIDDNIDEIHPSLFDDNNESRKPNMVEVNKGKGEITRKPKMKGNLTFKIVSPKISKVIKLLPTTPIKNANRTGFTRTPIIPDEDAFEQWMSYAIEYCHGYIISYANIFFELSLVVINPRFSHGNKGGEKIESVLNQSEEREYLTLENGYFQIPCLNCTEISKDTYGKDDPKARWVKVIQCSNITNGISLTRFYDFAIALTRFEYANFYHTMTDWFNTFLMAKLFKRMTRNLTILLIDAHPKGILDETWKTLFGTIIQTSSLSKPLTAKKLIWSINGYDSLLNQHHLSFIPYIEQFRKFFLKSHWIDDSHKLNCDRINILVILRHDYIAHPRNPKGKVARKMKNENEILTNLSSFFLLLM; this is encoded by the coding sequence ATGGCTTATAATCGTCTCTTTGTAATATTTGCTTTGGCACACTTTCTTATCTGCAGCTTTctgcttttaaaaatatttaacaatagaaCACCAACAAACAGCCCGATAGATTACGGTGTTGACGAAATACGCCCGAAAAATGACGATATTGACGAAATACGCCCAATAGATGACAATATTGACGAAATACATCCCAGTTTATTTGATGACAACAATGAGTCAAGGAAACCAAATATGGTTGAGGTAAATAAAGGGAAAGGAGAAATTACAAGAAAACCAAAAATGAAAGGAAACCTGACATTTAAGATAGTATCTCCGAAAATATCAAAAGTGATAAAATTATTGCCGACTACCCCAATAAAAAATGCTAACAGAACTGGTTTTACAAGAACTCCAATCATACCAGACGAAGATGCCTTCGAACAATGGATGTCTTATGCAATAGAATATTGTCATGGCTATATTATTTCATATGCAAACATATTTTTTGAACTATCATTGGTTGTTATAAATCCAAGATTCAGTCATGGAAACAAAGGAGGAGAAAAAATAGAATCTGTTTTGAACCAGTCGGAAGAAAGAGAATACCTCACGTTAGAAAATGGATATTTTCAGATTCCGTGTTTAAACTGTACAGAGATTTCAAAAGACACATATGGAAAAGATGACCCTAAAGCCAGATGGGTTAAAGTTATACAGTGTTCTAATATCACAAATGGCATAAGTCTTACCAGGTTTTACGATTTTGCTATTGCTTTAACTAGGTTTGAATATGCCAATTTTTATCACACCATGACAGACTGGTTTAATACTTTTTTAATGGCAAAACTTTTTAAGAGAATGACACGGAATTTAACGATACTATTGATAGACGCACATCCAAAAGGTATTTTAGATGAAACGTGGAAGACTTTATTTGGAACTATTATACAAACAAGTTCTTTGAGCAAGCCTCTTACAGCAAAGAAGTTGATATGGAGTATAAATGGGTACGACAGTTTACTCAACCAACATCATCTGTCATTTATTCCTTATATAGAACAGTTCAGAAAGTTTTTCTTGAAATCTCATTGGATAGATGATTCCCATAAACTTAACTGTGACCGAATCAACATTCTTGTAATATTAAGACATGATTACATCGCTCATCCAAGGAATCCAAAGGGGAAAGTAgcaagaaaaatgaaaaatgaaaacgaaATTTTGACCAATTTGTCCAGTTTTTTCCTATTGTTGATGTAA